The following coding sequences are from one Osmia bicornis bicornis chromosome 2, iOsmBic2.1, whole genome shotgun sequence window:
- the LOC114878711 gene encoding uncharacterized protein LOC114878711, translated as MTTKYDVIDFLKKDYKKWSNNSASSDECIINHSRKLKTLPQAEWHEKHKVIADLKAALPDISPRKVRRHCIPYHEAILLELEEQGYNGAFYYMRELINFDRKIAEKTTGTRTWKKICLENRKDFIDHLKHGLMAFEDAEREGDYVTRAMSLLDVALFFQSKGWEWRWVTERLYQAALFAAESIENDELRTITLIRYLYGRFLFQELKNPKSAIDYLKEAREASEKKTWNASKILGERQRCIFIECNIILYKALLILARKERPENPDFALNACIEALERATDAGDNEYLTEVLYELGKSYFAKNDMIRALQSFSKFLAIAKRIPDPEGVCNGHMELAFTYKELGDDAHTEKHLHLCQENADNFDFREKLADSHYYIGEHYLSQGKLNLSTVHLETALCIYHELSASQEADRARCIAGISKGFSYDLQISH; from the exons ATGACGACGAAATACGATGTTATTGATTTCTTGAAAAAGGATTATAAAAAATGGTCAAATAATTCAGCCAGCAGTGACGAATGCATCATTAATCATtcgagaaaattaaaaactttacCGCAAGCCGAATGGCACGAAAAGCATAAGGTCATAGCTGATTTAAAAGCTGCGTTACCGGATATAAGTCCTAGAAAAGTGCGAAg ACATTGTATACCATACCATGAGGCAATTCTTCTTGAACTTGAAGAACAGGGTTACAACGGAGCGTTTTATTACATGAGGGAACTTATAAATTTTGATAGAAAGATTGCAGAAAAAACCACTGGAACCAGGACGtggaaaaaaatatgtttagAAAATCGAAAGGATTTTATAGATCATTTAAAACATGGATTGATGGCATTCGAGGATGCCGAAAGGGAAG GTGATTACGTTACACGGGCTATGTCACTGCTGGACGTTGCTCTATTTTTTCAATCAAAAGGCTGGGAATGGAGGTGGGTCACCGAACGCCTTTACCAAGCTGCACTTTTTGCAGCGGAATCGATCGAAAACGATGAGCTACGAACAATCACTCTGATACGTTATTTGTATGGTCGATTTCTCTTTCAAGAAT TGAAGAATCCAAAGAGCGCTATAGATTACCTAAAGGAGGCACGCGAAGCATCAGAGAAAAAGACATGGAACGCTTCGAAGATATTGGGCGAAAGGCAACGTTGTATTTTCATAGAATGTAACATTATTTTGTACAAAGCTCTGTTGATCCTCGCTCGCAAAGAACGTCCAGAAAATCCTGATTTCGCTCTGAATGCGTGCATCGAAGCATTAGAAAGAGCCACGGATG CTGGCGACAACGAGTATCTAACTGAAGTTTTGTACGAACTTGGAAAAAGTTACTTCGCGAAGAACGATATGATACGAGCCTTGCAAAGTTTCTCCAAATTTTTGGCCATCGCGAAGAGGATCCCGGATCCCGAAGGTGTTTGCAACGGTCATATGGAACTAGCATTTACTTACAAA GAATTGGGGGACGATGCTCATACTGAGAAACACTTGCATCTGTGCCAAGAAAACGCTGACAATTTTGATTTTAGAGAGAAGCTGGCTGATTCGCACTATTACATCGGTGAACATTACTTGAGTCag GGAAAATTGAACTTATCCACTGTTCACTTGGAGACCGCTTTGTGCATATATCATGAACTTAGCGCATCTCAAGAAGCTGATCGTGCTAGATGCATTGCTGGAATTTCAAAAGGTTTCTCTTACGATTTGCAAATATCACATTGA
- the LOC114878707 gene encoding cytochrome P450 4g15, translated as MSTAGPEIIAGSVAAASATGFSATTVFLSLLIPAVLLYYIYFRISRRHMIELGEKLPGPPALPIIGNALDLMGSSDTIFQNIYKRSFEYSDVIRLWVGPKLVVFLIDPRDVEVILSSHVYIDKSAEYRFFKPWLGNGLLISTGQTWRTHRKLIAPTFHLNVLKSFIDLFNANSRAVVEKMRKEGNKEFDCHNYMSELTVEILLETAMGVSKSTQRSGFEYAMAVMKMCDILHLRHTKLWLRPDWLFNLTKYGKDQIKLLEVIHGLTKKVIQRKKEEYKSGKRNLIDTSSQKSDTKTTSVEGVSFGQSAGLKDDLDVDDDVGEKKRQAFLDLLIEAGENGVILNDREVKEQVDTIMFEGHDTTASGSSFFLAMMGCHPDIQEKVIQELDEIFGDSDRPATFQDTLQMKYLERCLLETLRMYPPVPIIAREINTDVKLASGDYTVPAGCTVVVATFKLHRQPHVYPDPDTFNPDNFLPEKTANRHYYAFVPFSAGPRSCVGRKYAMLKLKIVLSTILRNFRVRSDMKESEFRLQADIILKRAEGFKVRLESRKPVAATA; from the exons ATGTCTACTGCTGGACCGGAAATAATTGCCGGATCAGTTGCGGCGGCTTCGGCCACCGGCTTCTCCGCAACTACCGTCTTCCTCTCTCTTCTCATTCCTGCggttcttttatattatatttacttcAGAATCTCCAGACGTCATATGATCGAACTGGGCGAAAAATTACCTGGTCCACCAGCATTGCCCATCATTGGAAATGCCTTAGACCTTATGGGAAGCTCAGACA CAATCTTCCAAAATATCTACAAAAGGTCCTTCGAATACAGCGACGTCATCAGGTTGTGGGTTGGTCCTAAATTGGTAGTTTTCTTGATCGATCCAAGGGATGTTGAGGTGATCCTCTCCAGTCACGTGTACATTGACAAATCTGCCGAATACAGGTTCTTCAAACCATGGCTTGGAAATGGTCTCCTCATCTCTACTG GTCAGACATGGCGTACTCACCGCAAACTGATCGCCCCAACCTTCCACTTGAACGTATTGAAGAGTTTCATCGACCTGTTCAACGCAAACTCCCGAGCGGTTGTCGAAAAGATGCGCAAGGAAGGAAACAAGGAATTCGATTGCCATAATTACATGTCTGAATTGACTGTTGAGATCTTGCTGGAAACAGCTATGGGTGTCTCCAAATCTACCCAGCGCAGCGGATTCGAATACGCTATGGCTGTGATGAA AATGTGCGACATCCTCCATCTCCGTCACACGAAACTCTGGCTCAGGCCCGACTGGCTCTTCAATCTGACCAAGTACGGTAAGGATCAAATCAAACTACTCGAAGTTATCCATGGACTGACCAAGAAAGTAATCCAACGCAAGAAGGAAGAATACAAGAGCGGAAAACGTAATCTCATTGACACCAGTTCCCAGAAATCCGACACCAAG ACCACCTCCGTAGAAGGTGTTTCATTCGGTCAATCAGCCGGTCTTAAGGATGATCTCGATGTTGACGACGACGTTGGTGAGAAGAAGAGACAAGCTTTCCTCGACCTCTTGATCGAAGCCGGAGAAAACGGTGTAATTCTTAACGACCGGGAAGTGAAGGAGCAAGTAGACACTATTATGTTTGAG GGACACGATACCACCGCTTCCGGATCCAGCTTCTTCCTAGCCATGATGGGCTGCCACCCTGACATCCAAGAAAAAGTGATCCAGGAACTTGACGAGATCTTTGGAGACAGTGACAGACCCGCCACCTTCCAGGATACCCTGCAAATGAAGTACCTCGAACGTTGCCTGCTGGAAACGCTTCGCATGTACCCACCTGTACCTATTATTGCCCGTGAAATTAACACAGATGTGAAATTAG CATCGGGAGACTACACCGTCCCAGCTGGCTGCACAGTTGTCGTTGCCACCTTCAAGCTTCACCGACAGCCACACGTCTACCCAGACCCAGACACCTTCAACCCTGACAATTTCTTACCAGAGAAAACCGCCAACCGTCATTACTACGCTTTCGTGCCATTCTCGGCTGGTCCACGATCATGTGTCGGCCGAAAATATGCCATGCTCAAGTTGAAGATCGTTCTGTCCACCATTCTCAGAAACTTCCGCGTCAGATCCGACATGAAGGAATCTGAGTTCAGGCTACAGGCTGATATTATTCTGAAGAGGGCCGAAGGATTCAAGGTCAGGCTCGAATCAAGGAAACCCGTAGCAGCAACCGCCTAA
- the LOC114878709 gene encoding TIP41-like protein, which produces MTAVKVHGEIDILRLPVNQEEHVFPPWLIKYTQSHILHSKCSKNENGCNETDANICQFCMFSRTLDLPHMPDMVFPNNILTLKHKDGATLEFNALDALKTVSNGKINVQLACAEAWKESRSESSEYLEEKVKPFDWTFTTTYSGTMSNFEVQETSERINMDKLRRRDKILFYHDLTLFEDELHDNGIAVCSVKIRVMPTSFFILLRYFLRIDGVMLRINDTRIYHEFGHNYLLREYTTRESKVEDIRAPPTLFIEPSEIAPYLPLTGSYYHKLIIHSKKTESVPNNKLPNDKMANSDTVSASKSETDNSVT; this is translated from the exons ATGACGGCAGTGAAAGTTCATGGTGAAATTGATATCTTAAGACTTCCTGTGAATCAAGAAGAACATGTATTTCCCCCATGGCTCATTAAGTATACACAGTCCCACATACTTCATTCGAAATGCtccaaaaatgaaaatggatGCAATGAGACAGATGCTAATATCTGTCAATTTTGCAT gTTTAGCCGTACTCTAGATTTGCCTCATATGCCAGACATGGTATTTCCAAACAATATATTAACATTAAAACATAAAGATGGTGCTACCTTAGAATTCAATGCCTTAGATGCATTAAAAACTGTATCTAATGGGAAAATTAATGTCCAACTAGCATGTGCAGAGGCATGGAAAGAATCTag GTCAGAGAGCAGTGAATACTTGGAAGAAAAGGTAAAGCCATTTGATTGGACATTTACGACTACTTATAGCGGTACAATGTCTAACTTTGAAGTTCAGGAAACTAGCGAACGAATTAATATGGATAAATTAAGGAGAAGAGATAAAATCTTGTTTTACCATGATTTAACATTGTTCGAAGATGAACTTCACGATAATGGTATTGCAGTTTGTTCGgtaaaaatt CGCGTAATGCCAACtagttttttcattttattaagaTATTTTTTGAGAATTGATGGCGTAATGTTGAGAATAAACGATACCCGTATTTATCATGAATTTGGACATAACTATTTACTGAGAGAATATACGACAAGAGAATCCAAGGTTGAAGACATACGA gCCCCACCTACCCTTTTTATAGAACCAAGCGAAATAGCACCATATTTGCCCCTAACTGGAAGTTATTATCATAAATTGATTATTCATTCAAAGAAAACGGAATCAGTCCCAAACAATAAATTACCTAATGACAAAATGGCTAACAGTGACACAGTTAGCGCCAGTAAAAGTGAAACAGACAATTCTGTTACTTAA
- the LOC114878708 gene encoding TWiK family of potassium channels protein 7-like — protein MTDKKSLSVEFAEGNNSVNEITDKSPLFWEEHIRKVKSIAGHIGLLITLMLYTAIGALVFRHIELPAELARLESLRANLRIHRHSFVNSISNNTDVSNLRTLVSVKLRVYEEAVQEAAQGGLLISFVTDTIDQADRNTSELPPIVTERWSILQAVFFASTVLTTIGYGNVVPSTSWGRMFCILFAFVGIPLTLIVIADWGKLFAKVVVKVGLAVKSKLPFRFSFAWVPTNSTGRRSLGALAAILLLFLYLACGAGMFMLWEDDWDFFDGFYFCFVTMTTIGFGDLVPKKPKYTLLCTLYILVGLALTSTIIELVRRQYAQSWRRLQRLSGPLAETIRRLGEQAGGDMSALHSDLRKVLTVISMPRLKWSASFSRGDSKDQEWEEAVEAVLRDIAANANNTQMKTKPIVQIVIYESSV, from the exons ATGACGGATAAAAAATCTTTGTCCGTAGAATTCGCCGAAGGAAATAACAGTGTCAACGAAATCACGGATAAAAGTCCACTCTTTTGGGAGGAGCATATACGAAAAGTTAAATCAATTGCTGGTCACATCGGACTTTTGATTACTTTGATGCTGTACACGGCGATCGGCGCTTTA GTTTTTCGACATATCGAACTTCCGGCCGAGCTGGCGCGTTTGGAAAGTTTGCGCGCCAATTTGCGCATCCACCGGCACTCGTTCGTTAACTCTATTTCTAATAACACTGATGTCTCAAATTTACGAACATTG GTCAGCGTGAAATTACGTGTTTACGAAGAGGCTGTCCAAGAAGCAGCGCAAGGTGGTCTGTTGATAAGTTTTGTGACAGATACAATCGATCAAGCAGATCGAAACACGAGCGAATTGCCGCCGATTGTTACTGAGAGATGGAGCATTCTCCAAGCTGTTTTTTTCGCAAGCACTGTTCTTACTACTATCg gaTACGGAAACGTTGTACCTTCTACTAGTTGGGGAAGGATGTTCTGCATTTTGTTTGCTTTCGTCGGAATACCATTAACGTTAATAGTTATAGCCGACTGGGGGAAGTTATTTGCCAAGGTGGTAGTTAAAGTCGGTTTGGCCGTGAAATCGAAACTTCCGTTTCGTTTTTCCTTCGCTTGGGTTCCGACCAACTCGACCGGAAGGCGATCGCTCG GTGCTTTGGCAGCAATCTTACTTCTTTTTCTATACCTTGCTTGTGGTGCAGGTATGTTTATGTTGTGGGAAGATGATTGGGACTTCTTTGATGGATTTTACTTTTGTTTCGTGACCATGACCACAATTGGATTCGGTGACTTGGTACCGA AAAAACCAAAGTACACGTTACTCTGCACGCTGTACATTCTGGTTGGCCTGGCGTTAACGAGCACCATCATTGAACTTGTGAGACGACAATACGCTCAATCGTGGAGAAGACTACAGAGACTTAGCGGTCCGTTAGCAGAAACCATTCGAAGACTTGGCGAACAGGCTGGAGGTGACATGTCCGCGCTTCATTCGGACCTCAG AAAAGTATTGACGGTGATATCAATGCCACGTTTAAAGTGGTCAGCTTCGTTCAGTCGAGGAGATTCGAAAGATCAAGAATGGGAAGAGGCGGTGGAGGCTGTGCTTCGCGACATTGCCGCAAACGCGAACAACACTCAAATGAAAACAAAGCCGATAGTTCAAATTGTCATTTACGAATCAAGCGTCTGA
- the LOC114878710 gene encoding uncharacterized protein LOC114878710, which yields MSEIYNWEDLPKDITPDFVSIPEDYDFPFYLSEKEEWINYKYLEKKKGKVSVSEPCLITELNRFVPYLENGGIKFHPLNMPYIKIGKIEIVGFVLGTSQDARFYEYQVEDGTGTIKIFYEKRKFDIDSYKRCIIDKKYGKHARNIDMNGLQTQICPSKFPNPRPNFYYPPDTSIRTMAIIEHNWALETNNGLLGKKIAPHDYIHAVGYCSLDFLDRKKSRKEITFEDLSVAKLNFYATAVTCIDESEYNKKLISWLGTVVQRRYDTPENSSSAS from the exons ATGTCGGAAATATATAATTGGGAAGATTTACCTAAAGATATAACACCAGATTTTGTTTCGATTCCAGAAGATTATGATTTTCCATTCTATCTTtctgaaaaagaagaatggatcaattataaatatctagaaaaaaagaaag GTAAAGTGTCGGTAAGCGAACCTTGTTTAATAACAGAGTTGAACAGATTTGTGCCTTATCTAGAGAATGGcggtattaaatttcatccccTTAATATGCCTTACATTAAAATAGGAAAGATAGAAATAGTAGGCTTTGTATTAGGCACCTCACAGGATGCAAGATTTTATGAATATCAGG TTGAGGATGGAACAGGgactattaaaattttttatgaaaaaagaaaatttgacaTAGATAGTTATAAAAGGTGTATTATTGACAAAAAGTATGGTAAACATGCAAGGAATATCGATATGAATGGATTGCAGACACAAATATGTCCATCAAAGTTTCCTAATCCACGTCCAAACTTTTATTATCCACCTGATACAAGTATACGTACTATGGCT ATTATAGAACATAACTGGGCATTGGAGACAAATAATGGTTTGCTTGGTAAAAAAATTGCCCCTCATGATTATATACATGCAGTAGGGTATTGTTCACTTGACTTTCTTGATAGAAAAAAATCACGGAAAGAGATTACATTTGAAGATTTGTCTGttgcaaaattgaatttctatGCAACTGCAGTGACTTGCATCGACGAGtctgaatataataaaaaactaaTTTCATGGTTGGGTACAGTTGTTCAAAGAAGATACGATACACCCGAAAATAGTTCATCAGCTTCTTAA
- the LOC114878706 gene encoding myb-like protein X codes for MPRQCCVLCASDEGVFLDITSDNKHVFHEQFEICSLVEVLTEDQLPSKLCHKCVYELNQCSSFVQRFKHTTKQKKLNRKRSCSLCYRPARNELVFDLSKDQSLQHNSFDKIQKVFDYDLKSFKEDQKFICLSCRYTLDVLFDLKNLSKETAIKLNDIINEKVDYVNMPKIKTFVVSRKTTITESARTVLPTLQESSSDTTMTRTRSQDNKSGNNTKSNKKQERQFCGKCKKLMKIQDDMYKIHNISTSVCKKCWEKSGHDKNEVENQIPQNITEPKVCKVFLKDVLKNTEKLYTVNKGNQGNKTYVAKDKNVKNESKSDSTGNNTRSSVSKPSLKRSISDVKDNSKQTNNEPTMLKRSKVAAKRESDSILDSKESKSSPQETRQRKATTAIQNVDSDSSVSTMRRSGRTLTRQKRATGASLSDADVDRKRNRMKLRNILEGNAVIKSLEITDESSSNEDATLRKKRRFASISPVPIKKKRKKISKKDTSQETSKNVFNKQLRHIKQSKTFQQSQSSESDAEQVVFDTTTYICDECGASYENKLMGLTHKLTHYKQPKIELVKVKDTEVAKEVSDTNETTDEQSKDQSEAAPIRVDDNEEEPAKDMNDLTENNTEDKSYYSKKEAMEDAVDMELVMKESDDDCTQTEKKTDESQKEEEATDAVLANSLTPDEAEDKEQNRSSSDNNNDTIESVEKENIQSEKTHNTSVNNVEDKEEEKQNALPNDSEDVQEEKDQEENDKEEQNPEEKDKEKEKDKEEENPEENENEVNDKNEKKDENTEEQVTRTERKDSSEEEVISLGIWEESEGLTDKGSQKDSNNDAANDNIDRTKDDKRNSVEKKVEEDDDVQEVEINKQKSSERIKKRTSSEGNKDQIVEVNNTIVIDRCKPIIVEDVVLEKSIVIGDKDSDTDSVKVSKSDSSKQEEQNECVHAAAEVLQEVIDLASAEVQKRHDVIDIDEEGNSNEVETLENISREIQNSV; via the exons atgCCACGACAATGTTGTGTTCTTTGTGCAAGCGATGAAGGAGTGTTTTTAGATATTACATCCGACAACAAACATGTATTTCATGAACAGTTTGAGATTTGTTCGCTCGTTGAG GTACTCACAGAAGATCAGTTACCATCAAAACTTTGTCACAAATGTGTATATGAATTAAATCAATGTAGCTCATTTGTACAAAGATTTAAACATACTACAAAACAGAAGAAACTGAATCGCAAACGTTCCTGTAGTTTATGTTATCGACCTGCAAGAAATGAATTAGTCTTTGATCTTAGTAAAGATCAAAGCTTACAACACAATTCATTTgacaaaattcaaaaagttTTTGATTATGAT CTTAAAAGTTTTAAGGAAGATCAGAAATTTATATGTTTATCTTGTCGGTACACATTGGATGTactgtttgatttaaaaaatctaTCTAAAGAAACTGCAATCAAGTTAAATGacataattaatgaaaaagtGGACTATGTAAATATGCCCAAg atAAAAACCTTTGTGGTAAGTCGCAAAACTACAATTACTGAATCTGCCAGAACCGTTTTACCTACACTGCAAGAATCTAGTAGTGATACTACAATGACGCGTACGCGATCTCAAGATAATAAATCAGGTAATAATACTAAATCGAATAAAAAACAGGAAAGGCAATTTTGTGGTAAGTGTAAGAAgttaatgaaaattcaagATGATATGTACAAAATTCATAACATAAGTACTAGTGTTTGtaaaaaatgttgggaaaaGTCGGGTCATGATAAAAACGAAGTTGAAAATCAAATACCCCAAAATATTACAGAACCTAAAGTTTGTAAAGTTTTTCTAAAAGATGTGTTGAAAAACACAGAAAAATTGTACACAGTTAACAAGGGTAACCAAGGTAATAAGACCTATGTTGCAAAGgataaaaatgtaaagaatGAAAGTAAATCTGATAGTACAGGTAATAATACTAGAAGCAGTGTAAGCAAGCCAAGTCTGAAACGTTCTATCTCGGACGTGAAAGATAACAGTAAGCAAACGAATAATGAACCTACTATGCTTAAGAGATCTAAAGTTGCTGCAAAACGAGAAAGTGATTCAATTTTAGACTCTAAGGAGTCCAAATCCAGCCCTCAAGAGACAAGACAACGAAAAGCAACAACTGCTATTCAAAACGTTGACTCAGATTCTTCTGTATCAACAATGAGAAGGAGTGGAAGAACTCTAACTAGGCAAAAGCGGGCAACCGGCGCATCACTGTCCGATGCGGATGTTGATAGGAAACGTAATCGTATGAagttaagaaatattttagaagGTAATGCTGTAATAAAAAGTTTGGAGATAACTGATGAATCCTCGTCAAATGAGGACGCTACACTAAGGAAGAAGCGAAGATTTGCAAGTATTTCGCCTGTTCcgataaagaagaaaaggaaaaagatcTCGAAAAAAGATACATCACAGGAAAcatcaaaaaatgtttttaataaacagTTAAGACATATTAAGCAATCAAAAACATTTCAACAATCACAGTCCTCTGAATCTGATGCTGAACAGGTCGTATTTGACACAACAACATACATTTGCGACGAGTGTGGAGCCAGTTATGAGAATAAACTTATGGGATTGACACACAAATTGACGCATTACAAGCAGCCAAAAATAGAATTAGTAAAAGTAAAGGATACGGAAGTAGCAAAAGAGGTATCAGATACAAATGAAACAACAGATGAACAGAGTAAAGATCAATCGGAGGCTGCACCGATTAGAGTAGATGACAATGAGGAAGAGCCAGCGAAAGATATGAACGATTTAACTGAAAATAATACAGAAGATAAATCATACTATTCTAAAAAGGAAGCAATGGAAGATGCTGTTgatatggaacttgttatgaAGGAATCTGATGACGATTGTACTCAAACCGAGAAGAAAACTGATGAATcacagaaagaagaagaagcaacAGATGCAGTTTTAGCAAACTCGTTGACACCAGACGAAGCTGAAGATAAAGAACAAAATAGAAGTAGTTCCGATAATAACAACGATACTATTGAATCtgtggaaaaagaaaatatacagTCAGAAAAAACACATAATACTTCAGTTAATAATGTTGAAGataaagaggaagaaaagcaGAATGCTTTACCTAATGACAGTGAAGATGTCCAGGAAGAGAAAGATcaagaagaaaatgataagGAGGAACAAAACCCAGAAGAAAAGGacaaggaaaaagaaaaggataaggaagaagaaaacccagaagaaaatgaaaatgaggTAAAcgacaaaaatgaaaagaaagatgAAAATACGGAGGAACAGGTTACAAGAACGGAAAGAAAAGACAGTAGCGAAGAAGAAGTAATATCTTTAGGGATATGGGAGGAGAGTGAAGGTTTGACTGACAAAGGGTCTCAGAAGGATTCTAATAATGACGCTGCAAACGATAATATTGATCGTACTAAAGACGATAAACGTAACAGTGTTGAGAAAAAAGTTGAAGAGGATGATGACGTACAAGAAGTAGagattaataaacaaaagtCATCTGAACGTATTAAAAAGAGGACATCCTCTGAGGGTAACAAGGATCAAATCGTTGAAGTAAATAATACTATTGTTATTGACAGGTGCAAACCTATCATTGTAGAAGATGTAGTATTAGAGAAAAGCATCGTAATTGGCGATAAAGACAGTGACACCGATAGCGTAAAAGTCTCAAAATCAGACTCGTCCAAACAAGAAGAACAAAATGAATGCGTTCATGCGGCGGCAGAGGTTTTACAAGAGGTTATCGATTTGGCAAGCGCTGAGGTTCAGAAACGACATGATGTTATTGATATAGACGAGGAAGGTAATTCTAACGAGGTAGAAACTTTAGAGAACATATCGCGTGAAATACAAAACAGTGTGTAA